The Solanum lycopersicum chromosome 9, SLM_r2.1 genome window below encodes:
- the LOC543604 gene encoding phantastica isoform X1, which translates to MRERQRWRAEEDALLRAYVRQYGPKEWHLVSQRMNTPLNRDAKSCLERWKNYLKPGIKKGSLTEDEQRLVIQLQAKHGNKWKKIAAEVPGRTAKRLGKWWEVFKEKQQREQKENNKVVDPVDEGKYDHILETFAEKIVKERSVPGLLMATSNGGFLHADASTPTPQTLLPPWLSNSSAPSTVRSSSPSVTLSLSPSTVPPTPTPGIPWLQTDRGPDNAPLILSSFPHHSVAPCGENPFITELAECCKDLDEGHRTWTAHKKEAAWRLRRVELQLESEKASKVREKMEEIEAKMKALREEQKATLDRIEAEYKEQLAGLRRDAEAKEQKLAEQWTSKHMRLAKFLEQMGCQSRLAEPNGGR; encoded by the coding sequence ATGAGGGAGAGGCAACGGTGGCGAGCTGAAGAGGATGCTTTGTTGCGAGCATACGTGAGACAGTATGGACCAAAAGAATGGCACCTTGTATCACAGCGTATGAACACGCCCCTTAACAGGGACGCGAAGTCTTGTTTAGAAAGGTGGAAAAACTACCTCAAACCAGGGATTAAAAAAGGATCACTCACTGAAGACGAGCAGCGTCTTGTTATACAACTACAAGCCAAACACGGTAACAAATGGAAGAAAATAGCAGCTGAAGTACCAGGTCGAACTGCTAAAAGATTAGGAAAGTGGTGGGAAGTTTTCAAAGAGAAGCAACAGAGAGAGCAGAAAGAAAACAACAAGGTTGTTGATCCAGTAGACGAGGGAAAATACGATCACATTCTCGAAACCTTTGCAGAAAAGATTGTGAAAGAAAGGAGTGTCCCAGGTTTACTTATGGCTACTTCTAATGGAGGTTTCCTCCACGCCGATGCCTCAACTCCTACGCCACAAACTCTTCTTCCTCCGTGGCTTTCTAATTCTTCTGCTCCTTCAACTGTTAGATCATCATCTCCATCTGTGACTTTAAGTCTCTCCCCCTCTACTGTGCCGCCTACACCTACACCTGGCATTCCGTGGCTACAGACAGATAGAGGACCTGATAATGCGCCTCTCATCTTGAGCAGTTTTCCACATCATAGTGTTGCTCCTTGTGGAGAAAATCCTTTTATTACTGAACTTGCGGAATGCTGCAAGGATTTAGACGAAGGGCATCGTACTTGGACTGCACATAAGAAGGAAGCAGCTTGGAGGTTAAGGAGGGTTGAATTGCAACTAGAATCTGAAAAAGCAAGCAAAGTTAGGGAGAAAATGGAGGAAATTGAAGCAAAAATGAAAGCGCTGAGGGAAGAACAGAAAGCAACTCTAGACAGAATTGAAGCAGAATACAAGGAGCAACTAGCAGGCTTGAGGAGGGATGCAGAAGCAAAAGAGCAGAAATTGGCAGAGCAATGGACATCCAAACACATGCGCCTTGCTAAGTTTCTTGAGCAGATGGGATGCCAATCAAGACTTGCTGAACCTAATGGCGGCCGCTAA